The stretch of DNA GGGCGCCGCTGGGGGTGGCGAGGACGGCGTAGGCGCTGTTCGCGGCCAGCTTATCCATGATGGTGTCGAGCCAGGAGAAGTCGAACTGCCCCTCGGCCGGCTCGAGGCGCGCCCAGGCGAAGATGCCCACGGACATGGCGTTGCAGTGGGCCAGCGTCATCAGGCGCATATCCTCGTCCCACACCTCGGGCGGCCACTGGTCGGGATTGTAGTCGCCACCGTGGAGGAAGTGGGGGCACTTCGGATTGATGGGCGGGTAGCGGTTGGGCATCACAGGTCCTTTCGTTGTGGACGGCTCGCGTCACTGGACGGAAGCGGGCGGCGCGTCCTTGCCCCAGACCTCGACCTCGGTGAGAGCGCACCAGCCGAGCGGCGGCTGCTGCATCAGATCGGTGAGCTGAAGCCAGGCGACCGCGCGCTTCGTGAACTCGAAGGTCTGCGGCTCGGCCTGCTTTCTGATCTCGATCTTCTCGCGGGAGCCGTCGGAGAACTCGACGGTCGCGGCGTGCCAGTGGCGGTCGTGCGGGAAGTCGGCGCGGATGTGCAGGACGAGCTTGTCCACCTCGACGGGGCGGCCGAACTCCACCTTCCACCACAGGTCGGCCCGCCTGTCCGGCCCCCACGACTGGTGGGGCCAGGGGCCGTGGCCCTTGTTCTTCGACAGGCCGTCAATGGCGTTGCGCGCCGCAAAGTCGGGCTCGTTGCGGCACTCGCTGTTCGAGGTGGCGTGCGGGAAGAAGGTGCTCGTGCCGCGCACGTCGTAGGGGTTGAAGGCCACGTTGCGGTAGGTGGCCAGGTCCTCCGCCGCGGCGGGCCGGGCCATGGCCGAGTGGCGGACGCCGGCGAACTGCTCGGGCGGGTAGACGCGCCGCTCGGTGCCCGAGGGGATCGGATACTCGACCACGCCCTGCGGAGCATAGACCAGGCACTGGGGCATCTTCTCGTTGAGGCGGACGACGAGGTGCTTTGGCCCCGTGATGCGGACGCGGTCGCCTTTGGCAAACTCCCGCTCGAAGGCCAGAGTGGCGATCCCATCGGCCGATGCCGCTCGTTGCGCGACGACGGCGCCCGCCGCATCCAGCACCTCGATCCCCACAGACCGCGCCGCCTCGCCGGCCCAGGCCGCGGCCGCCGCGAGCGCGGCAACGAAGATTCCGCGTGCGCGCATGCACGCCCTCCCCCTGGCTCCCCGCTTCCTTTCCTGCATTCCCGGCTTCCTCATCATTTCTCCGCCGCTGGCTTGCCCAGGGCTTTGAGAATGTGGGCGACAACCTGCCTGGCCAGCTCGACCGAGCCGCTTCGCATGAAATGCACGTTCCTCTCCATCTGAATCGCCTTCTCGTCCTTGAACTGGCTCGCAAAGGCGTGAAGGTCGTTGATCGCCACGCCGTGCTTGTCCATCACCCGCTTCGCGGCGGCGTTGTATTTCACCTCGTCGCCCGGCACGCGGCCCTGGGCGCCCTCGGGCACCGGCGTGGTCGAGGCCCAGATGAGCTTGGCTCCCGTCTTCTCGAGGCGGGTGACCAATTCCTCGAGGTTCTTCTCATACTGCCCCACGGGCACCTGCTGCGTGCCGCGGTCCACCGCCACGAGATTGCCCCGCTCATCTGCATACTTCAGATCGTGCAGGCCGAAGTTGAAGTGGATGACGTCCCACTTGCCGCTCCCAAGCCACTGGTCGAGCTCCTGGAGGCCCGTCGTCGTGGAGCCGCAGTTGGTCGGCGGCCGATGCACATTGGCCTGGCCCTTCAAGAGCGCGCGCACGGGCAGCGTGTAGCCAATGGAGATCGAGTCGCCGATCAGCAGCACACGCGGCAGGCCCGGCTCATCCGGCACAGGCTCGAAAGCGGGGTCCACGCGACGCTTCTCCTTTCCCCCCTCGGCGGCCGCGGCGGGCATCGCCGCAAGACACACGGCCGCCAGGGCCATAGGCCAGAGCCGACTCATCTTCCTGCCTCCTGTCGAATGGAACATTTTCTCAGCCGGAAGCAGTATAATGAGAGGGGCGGAGATTGCAAGAGCGCTGCAAGGAGAAGCGAATGCGCACCCGCGGGGCCGGCCTGCTATGGACCGCCGTGCTGGCAAGCACAGCCGCTGCCGGCACCGCCAAGCTCCCCCAGGGCGACGCCGGCATCGCGGCGAAACACCCGGGCGACGCAGGAATCGAGAAGCACCCCGACGTGGTGTTCGTCGAGAACTTCGAGGCCCCGTCCCTCGACGCCCTCAAGGGCCGCTGGAACCAGGTCAACGACAAGATCACCTCCCTCTCCAGCGACGTGCCATCCGCCAGCCGCGGCAAGAAGTCCATCCTCTTCACCCACATCGGCGGCCAGGGCGAGGGCGGCCACCTCTACAAGAACTTCAAGCCCGGCTTCGACCAGCTCTTCCTCCGCTTCTACGTCAAGTTCGACAAGGACTGCGGCCAGATCCACCATTTCATGCACCTCGGCGGCTACAACCCGCCGACGCCTCACCCCCAGGGCGGGGCGGGCACCCGCCCCAAAGGCCACGAGCGCTTCACCACCGGCATCGAGCCCTACGGCAACGCCTGGCAGTGGGACTTCTATAGCTACTGGATGGACATGCGCGGCAGCCCGCCGCGCGGGCAGTGCTGGGGCAACTCGTTCCTCGGCGACGCCAAGCCGCCCGTCCCCAAGGGCCAGTGGCAATGCATCGAAGTCATGATGAAGCTCAACGACGTGGG from Planctomycetota bacterium encodes:
- a CDS encoding carbohydrate-binding protein yields the protein MRARGIFVAALAAAAAWAGEAARSVGIEVLDAAGAVVAQRAASADGIATLAFEREFAKGDRVRITGPKHLVVRLNEKMPQCLVYAPQGVVEYPIPSGTERRVYPPEQFAGVRHSAMARPAAAEDLATYRNVAFNPYDVRGTSTFFPHATSNSECRNEPDFAARNAIDGLSKNKGHGPWPHQSWGPDRRADLWWKVEFGRPVEVDKLVLHIRADFPHDRHWHAATVEFSDGSREKIEIRKQAEPQTFEFTKRAVAWLQLTDLMQQPPLGWCALTEVEVWGKDAPPASVQ
- a CDS encoding SGNH/GDSL hydrolase family protein translates to MSRLWPMALAAVCLAAMPAAAAEGGKEKRRVDPAFEPVPDEPGLPRVLLIGDSISIGYTLPVRALLKGQANVHRPPTNCGSTTTGLQELDQWLGSGKWDVIHFNFGLHDLKYADERGNLVAVDRGTQQVPVGQYEKNLEELVTRLEKTGAKLIWASTTPVPEGAQGRVPGDEVKYNAAAKRVMDKHGVAINDLHAFASQFKDEKAIQMERNVHFMRSGSVELARQVVAHILKALGKPAAEK